The following proteins are encoded in a genomic region of Bradyrhizobium sp. SK17:
- a CDS encoding ferredoxin, which translates to MYVILTSKPGQFRTEIVEGLRPLAAYDYLFYGTRKATFVIAELIKETKVKVVDEAWSPPIVNEVPSKFLEKFETPERALSELEHLITFGHMDTKLRKL; encoded by the coding sequence ATGTATGTGATACTGACGAGCAAGCCGGGACAGTTTCGCACCGAGATCGTTGAGGGGCTGCGGCCGCTCGCGGCCTACGACTATTTGTTCTACGGCACCAGGAAGGCGACATTCGTGATCGCCGAGCTGATCAAGGAGACCAAGGTCAAGGTCGTCGACGAGGCCTGGTCGCCGCCGATCGTGAACGAGGTGCCCTCGAAGTTTCTCGAGAAGTTCGAAACCCCGGAACGGGCGCTGAGCGAGCTCGAGCATCTCATCACCTTCGGCCACATGGACACCAAGCTGCGCAAGCTCTGA